In Spirosoma aureum, a single genomic region encodes these proteins:
- a CDS encoding nuclear transport factor 2 family protein, whose amino-acid sequence MDQHSINKTLIRDFYRRALGQGDIDFARAIVADGYIQHSSMGKPDKAGLLESLEAFGKMPKPVTTSKPFMRLLAEGDYVVTNMSFGWGDSQKVVVDLFRFENGQVIEHWDAIQDQPESTHNGNAMMDGAVEADTTEPTETNKAVVADYYQRVLIQRQTDRLADFVAVDLVQHNPEIANGTAGLLAYFSRGADDFSMNKVHRIIGEGNFVVVQAEGELAGKPTVFYDIFRLIGGEIVEQWAVSQAIPANMPHENGIL is encoded by the coding sequence ATGGATCAACATAGCATAAACAAAACACTAATCCGTGATTTCTACAGACGAGCTTTAGGACAGGGCGACATCGATTTTGCCAGGGCAATCGTGGCCGACGGGTATATTCAGCATAGTTCAATGGGCAAACCTGACAAAGCGGGCCTCCTTGAATCCCTGGAAGCGTTCGGGAAAATGCCCAAACCCGTTACAACCTCAAAACCATTTATGCGATTACTGGCAGAAGGTGATTATGTTGTAACAAACATGAGTTTTGGTTGGGGTGACTCACAGAAGGTAGTTGTTGATCTGTTCCGATTTGAAAATGGGCAGGTGATCGAGCATTGGGATGCAATTCAGGATCAGCCTGAATCCACCCACAACGGGAATGCCATGATGGATGGAGCCGTGGAGGCCGATACGACCGAGCCAACAGAAACCAACAAAGCAGTAGTCGCTGATTATTACCAACGAGTTTTGATTCAGCGACAAACTGACCGGCTTGCCGACTTTGTGGCGGTAGATCTTGTTCAGCACAATCCCGAAATAGCTAATGGAACTGCCGGTTTGCTGGCGTATTTTAGTCGGGGAGCCGATGATTTCTCCATGAATAAGGTACACCGGATAATTGGTGAAGGCAATTTTGTGGTTGTTCAGGCGGAGGGAGAACTGGCAGGGAAGCCGACGGTATTCTATGATATATTCCGTTTGATAGGAGGGGAGATCGTCGAGCAATGGGCTGTTAGCCAGGCTATACCAGCTAATATGCCTCATGAAAACGGTATACTTTAA
- a CDS encoding L-threonylcarbamoyladenylate synthase: protein MPAEFIKLYPQNPDPRRIDYIVKALRDGAVIIYPTDTIYGMGCDIHNARSVERVARIKGIKPAKNDFSFICYDLSHIADYARVSNQAFKLMKKLLPGPFTFILEASGSVPKLLNTNKKTVGIRVPDNSIPRQIVHELGNPIITTSIRDEDEVIEYSTDPELIFEKFQHQVDIVIDGGYGGNIPSTIIDATDDDFSIIRQGLGELML, encoded by the coding sequence ATGCCAGCTGAATTCATTAAACTATATCCTCAAAACCCCGACCCTCGACGTATTGACTATATCGTGAAAGCGTTACGCGATGGGGCCGTTATTATTTACCCAACCGATACAATTTATGGTATGGGTTGCGATATCCATAACGCCCGGTCTGTTGAACGCGTAGCTCGAATCAAGGGGATAAAGCCAGCAAAAAACGATTTTTCATTCATCTGCTACGACCTGAGCCATATTGCCGATTATGCCCGAGTGAGCAATCAGGCGTTTAAGCTCATGAAAAAATTGTTGCCTGGACCTTTTACGTTCATTCTGGAAGCAAGCGGCAGCGTACCAAAACTGCTCAATACGAATAAGAAAACAGTGGGTATTCGTGTTCCTGACAATAGCATTCCCCGCCAGATCGTCCATGAACTGGGAAATCCAATTATTACAACATCGATCCGCGATGAAGATGAGGTCATTGAGTATTCGACCGATCCGGAGTTAATCTTCGAGAAGTTCCAGCATCAGGTCGATATCGTAATCGATGGAGGCTACGGGGGTAATATCCCCTCAACGATCATTGACGCTACCGATGACGATTTTTCGATAATTCGACAGGGCTTAGGCGAATTAATGCTTTGA